The uncultured Celeribacter sp. genome includes the window CGGGTCGGCCTGGCTTTGAGGGCGTGGGCCATGGCCATGGCCAGTTCAGCCCCGGCAACGCCGCCCCCGATCACGGCGACCTCTGCCCGGACAGCGCCTTGCCGGGCCTCTGTGCGGAAGCGGTCCCAGTGGGCGGCAAACTGTTCCAGCGGTTTCGCGGCGACGCCATGGTCGGCAAAGCCCGGCAGCTCGGGCATGTCGGAAGTGATGCCGATGTCAATCGAAGCCACGTCATAGGCGATGGGCGGGCGCCCGGCGACATGGATGCATCTGGCCTCGCGATCAATGGCCTCGACCCGGCCCGAAATGAACCGTGCTCCGGCATGGCGCGCCAGTCGCAGCAGGTCGATTTCCAATGCGCTGCGCGGGTAATGGCCCGCGACAAACCCCGGCAGCATGCCGGAATAGGCGGCGATGGAGCCGGGGTTGATCAGCGTGAGGCGCACGCCGGGCAGGGGCGTCATCCCCCAGCGCTTGAGGATCAGCGCATGGCTGTGTCCGCCGCCGATCAAAACGAGGTCTCGGGTGAGGGGAAAATCCTGCATGATCAGAATCCGGTCTCTGACGGGGCCTCATGGCCCGATCTTTAAGCAAAATCTGACGGGTTCAAAGGCCTTTGGCAAGGGCGCTGGACCTTGCTGACACATCGTGACACCATGGAAATAGTCAAATTGAGTAAGCAGATAGTTCCACAATGCCCCAGACCGACACGCCCAGCCTGAAAACGACCGATTTCGACACGATGCGCGCGGACGCGATGCGCATCTTTCAGCGAGGGGTGGATGCGGCAGATCCGGGGCATGCGGTGGAAGAGGCCCTGAAGGGGCGCAGCTTCACCGCGCCTTTGATCATCGCCGTCGGCAAGGCGGCGCGCACTATGGCCGAGGCGGCAATGCGTCATGTGTTCGCAGATACGGTGATCGTGGTCACCAATTACGAAAACGCTCGCCCGCTGGACGGGGCAGAGGTCCGTGCGGCGGGCCATCCCGTGCCTGATGCTGAGGGCGCGCGGGCGGCCCTGCGTATCGAAGAGGCCTTGGCCCATGCCAAGGGTGATGTGATCGCGCTGATTTCCGGGGGCGGCTCAGCGCTTTTGCCTGCGCCGCCGGTGGGGATCAGCCTTGAGGATAAGGCCGAGGTTAATCGCCTGTTGCTGGCCTCAGGGGCGGATATCGTGACGATGAACCTCGTGCGCCAGCAATTATCGCGGCTGAAAGGTGGTGGATTGTTGCGCGCAGCAGCCCCGTCCAAAGTGACCGCATTGTTGCTGTCGGATGTGGTGTCGGACGATTTGCGTGCGATTGCCTCGGGGCCGACGGTGTCCCCGATCGGGACACGGGAAGACGCCGCACAGGTGCTGCAGGATCTGGGTATCTGGGAAAAGCTGCCGCATTCTGTGTCTGCGTTTCTGGCCCGCCCGCAACCGGATCTGGGGCCTTTGCCCGAGGCCGAAGTCGATCTGATCGGGTCGAACAAGATTTCTGTAGCGGCAATGGCCCGTGCGGCCGGGGGCGGGGCGGCCGATGGCGTGCATGTCTTCCCCATTCCGCTTGAGGGGGATGTGGTCGAGGCCGCGCGCACCATCGTGGAAAGCGCGAAGGGACCCGGCATCTACCTGTTCGGCGGTGAGACCACGGTCAAGCTGCAAGGCGATGGCATGGGCGGGCGCAATCAGGAACTTGCCCTGCGTGTGGCGCTGTTGGCGGCAGAGCGCGGACTGAGTGACTATGTCTTTTTGTCCGGGGGCACCGATGGGCGTGACGGGCCGACGGATGCCGCCGGTGGTCTGGTCGATCCGGGCACTCTGGAGCGGATGCGGGCCGTGGGGCTTGATCCGCTGGAAGTCCTCAAGCGCAATGACAGCTATCATGGGCTGCAAGCAGCAGGCGATCTGCTGCAGATTGGAGCGACGGGGACGAATGTGGCCGACCTTCAGGTTTTGATTGTGCGCTGATTGTTTCTGACATCAGAGTCTTATCTGGCGAAGTTGAACCCGTATATGAGCTGTCGCAGCCCCAGTGCTGCGCCAGCGATAATGGCTGCGACGGTCAGCGGCGCCGAGAAGGCCAGCACCGAAAAGGCCGACAGCCCTTGTCCGACAGTGCAGCCGAAGCCGACCACAGCGCCCACGCCCATCAACGCGGCACCGGCAATTTGGCGTTTGAGTTCGCGCGGATCTTCGCAGGCTTCCCAGCGAAAATGCCCCTTGATCCACGATCCCATTGCCGCCCCGATCAACACGCCAAGTACCGATCCGGCGC containing:
- a CDS encoding DUF4147 domain-containing protein yields the protein MPQTDTPSLKTTDFDTMRADAMRIFQRGVDAADPGHAVEEALKGRSFTAPLIIAVGKAARTMAEAAMRHVFADTVIVVTNYENARPLDGAEVRAAGHPVPDAEGARAALRIEEALAHAKGDVIALISGGGSALLPAPPVGISLEDKAEVNRLLLASGADIVTMNLVRQQLSRLKGGGLLRAAAPSKVTALLLSDVVSDDLRAIASGPTVSPIGTREDAAQVLQDLGIWEKLPHSVSAFLARPQPDLGPLPEAEVDLIGSNKISVAAMARAAGGGAADGVHVFPIPLEGDVVEAARTIVESAKGPGIYLFGGETTVKLQGDGMGGRNQELALRVALLAAERGLSDYVFLSGGTDGRDGPTDAAGGLVDPGTLERMRAVGLDPLEVLKRNDSYHGLQAAGDLLQIGATGTNVADLQVLIVR